Genomic segment of Danio aesculapii chromosome 25, fDanAes4.1, whole genome shotgun sequence:
CTTTTTTTTCGACCGGGTTggggtattgctcagatgacatgtcaaacagacacagtgcttctaccaaatttccactagtttttccttaatttcttgggtcaaaataaacagaaagggagcacttttaacttctcccccaccctcccactggcctgcaggtacccatgctagaggatgctgctctctcattggctgtaggtgattgcccatgttattttcaatcagaacacaattCAGATGGCATGGTTTGAATTgtcgacagctccagatatttagcacgccaaatatctcacgggcgtcAACGACTCAtttgcgattctctcagatcgtgtctttgatagttcacatggtgtgattgttactcacgtgaacgagcacagatttgcctgtgatttaaagggcacatagtttacctcttttttatgatttaataataatatggttcttctgagtgtgccagtttagattcagtttaaaacacaattcagattttttattataatgtgttaaaaagtgtcatgttgggggcgtgtccacagctcgctgatttaggggtgtgttgtttcacatgtaaattagtttcagcttcccgcccaatgtaacaagggggcggagccacgagctcacccgctctgtgtttgcaacagagtcagacaggcagactgagagaaggagcaggagtgagaggatcagcattcacggacacagaccaagcagagaatacaaaatcatttgtgtctttgaatagttttacagccaactgtgtgctaatttcaagtgccgagcttgtacacagaaactaataaccatgcacactgaattaactttgactgaggcaccggatgcaccgctcgaagccgcgacacggcacaccagacactttctgtggcgcggcagaaacatgaagtgtcccgaatcgtcgtgccacgcattttagaattctaaacataggtttctatcagggtacacacaacggcgcttcaagtctgcagcggtccgcggcgcccagccgccgacttgaagcgccgttctGTGTACaatgatagaaacctatgtttagaattctaataCGCATGGAgctgcgtcaggtacagcagcgcctagttaagatcacagggagcttctgtgatcgcgagaaatgcaaacggctgaagtataaggtagactcaatgagaagtacacatgtttgcaaacctacctaaagatacaaccaataattccgattagagcgataatgtggagaatattgctcttgtgttgagcccaatgagccttgcatctaaaaatagagcaagggtgttcctttagtgatatggcttcgactcacgctgaaaatggcggacgtgaatcaacaaactgaggatatgatgatgcgcctgtcaatcaatattggtgggcgtggggaccgcactcctacgtaaaattgcggtcggtttgaaaaccgctctaattggtccaccgttttttatgttgttaaattgaaaaaaaagcactgggtgtgcttatatcaccttaatatgacagtctatacaccatacatgcacatatgtctgtccaaacagcttgaaaagtagattttttaccataggggCCCTTTAAGGTATTTGTcggcaatttctcaaaacctgtctgcgagtcaaaatcagggctaaaatcatgcagtctgaactcggcattagagtCCCTTTCACAAAACCATTGCCCCTTTCATCCTTAAAACATACCATGTCCTTTTTTAATGGGTTCTCAGCATTCTCTGACAAGATAAACTCTATTGTGTGTAGTTGCCATTAATTACTAGGTCTGACTACCTAATTTAGATGCTTCTGAAAACATAGTAGTAGTAGAGACGGATGGTACACAGTGttattactactaataacaatTAGCAGTTTGAAAGTTTCACAAAGTTAAGTTTAGTCACATCCAAAGCTCAGAACAACAGCATAGATTAAAagtgtaacaacaacaacaaaggacAACAGAGACATATTGATGGAAAGAATAGTTCCTACCTTGGTATTTGATCTCTGAAACCTCCTCCTGAGCCAGGGGGCATGTGTCGCTGTGTGTGCTGGGTCGTGGAGAGTTAACGGCTGACCTGCAGTAGTTGGGAGACCCCAGCAGAGGTGGTCGTCGGATATGTTTGTTCTTTTTCTTTGGTAGTTTTTGTTTCGCCATGGCTAGGGAGTAGTACATGCCGAAGTTGTTCACGATTACAGGAACAGGCATAGCAATGGTCAGCACACCTGCCAGGGCGCACAGCGCACCCACCAGCATTCCAGATGTTGTCTGAGGGTACATGTCGCCATAGCCGAGGGTTGTCATGGTTACCACAGCCCACCAAAAGCCAATAGGGATGTTCTTGAAGTGCGTGTCGCTACTAGCATCAGGATCATTGGGGTTTCTTCCGATACGTTCGGCATAGTAGATCATAGTGGCAAAGATTAAGACTCCAAGTGCAAGGAAAATGATCAGGAGGATGAATTCATTGGTACTGGCACGGAGTGTGTGCCCTAATACCCGCAAGCCAACAAAGTGTCGCGTTAGCTTGAAGATACGAAGAATTCTGACAAATCGCACCACACGAAGGAAACCCAATACGTCTTTCGCAGCTTTGGAGGATAGTCCACTCAGTCCCACCTCAAGGTAGAAGGGCAGGATGGCCACAAAGTCAATGATGTTAAGGGTGTTTCTCAAAAACTTTAATTTGTTTGGACAGGTAGTCACTCGTATTATAAACTCAAAAGTAAACCACACAACGCAGACTCCCTCAATGTAGGTTAACTGCACCATAGTTTCCGTCTCAGGGAAGATACGCTCCACAGTTTCATTGCCCTCCATATAGGTCTCTGTACGGTTGATGATGGGATTGAAGGCCTCATGAGTCTCCAAACAGAATGTGGTAATGGACACCAAAATGAAGAACAAAGATGCAAATGCTACCCACTGaaagaaaaggagagagagagaaagagagagaagttACATTCGTGTTCCACCAAAGCAAAGGGTTATACAGGAAAACATGGCAGAATGACAGAATAACTTTTAAAACACACAGTTGTGCCATAAATAGGTTTTAAATAGCTTCAAAGCAGACTAAAATAAACCCATCACATGAGTCTATTTCAGCAGAACTCTTCAGAAGTACACTTGGAAAATGTCACATCTTCTGTTTCTCAACGCGCTTCTGAAAAGTGCCACATCAGCAAGCGAGGAGCTTAGCAAAAGTACATTTGCTGTTAGAACTCAAGGTCACTGCGTTCACAAGGACAGCATGGAGGAAATGAGGCAACATAACTGCCCTCCATCACTTTGGGATAATTTTAACCATGGTTCCCTCATCAGGGACTCCTGGGTAGCCTCTGGCAAGGTTGTCACATGCAGATTTGGTAAGCTGGTCACTTTAGTGATTTGAAAGAGGATGGAGAAGCATTCGCCGTTTACACTGCAGCTTGCTCTACGAGAGAAACCAACAGGCATGGACAGATGGAAGTGGATTTCAGTAGGGGAGCCCCACTACAGGATGACGGGATACTGTGGTGGAATTATGTAAGTGCAAGTTGGCCACGTTTTCCCTGCCATGGGATCTTCAGGCAACTGTGAAAGGCTCCATCCATTATGTATATTGATTACTTTCTTGAAATATTAAGTTAAGACTGTAAATCAAATCACACAataatcaaatatacagtaaaaggGGTAAGAAATGTATCCAATATATGACAAATTGAGTGATTTTTGGAAGTCATGATAGTTGTAAAACACTACTATCCTTAAAGGTTCTTGAATTATCATACATAACTTTagcataaaaacaataaatccCAAGCCACAGCTAAAGGTCATGTGTAGAACCGTGTTTGAATGACAAACCCCAAGTATTAACAAAGCCCCCAGTGTATAATGTAACTTGCCAGCATTAATtggttattttcttgtttattttcgTGTCTCAtcatgtgtttctgtctgtcaccCAGTCCACTACCGTGCTTGCTCCGCTTACTGCTGTCCCTGATTGGCTGTTTCACTTGTCCTTGCTGCAACCAATCCCGTTACTGCTGCTTTCTGATTGGTTTCTGCTTCACAACTCTGCTCCAGTCCCTGCATGCCACCAGTCCTTTAAAAGACTTTCAGTCCAGCAGTTTGTCATTAAGGAGTTCAGTGTGCAGGGCGAAGAGCTGAACACGCAGCACCAACCTGCACCTGGGCTCTGAGGTCTGTGGGATTGGGGCAGAGCAATGACAGAATCTGGTTGCACAACTagcacagtaggtggcgatatgcaCAAAGAATGCAATTCACCAAAAAACTAAGAAGAAGAAGTTTGTCAGTCTTTGGTTTTCTGTTTAGACTGTCTTTGGTCGTTAGTATTTTTGGCTTGCTGTGTATTTGTGCTTTGTTAGTATTTTGAAAGCTTGTTTGTAGATACTGTTCATCTTCATTTTGATTTTcacttaatttattgtttatcttTATTGTTGTTAAAGTTTGTAACCGTCTGTTCTTACCTTACATTCCCCCCTTATATGTTTCCTCATGAGTTTAGAAAGGCTGGTAGGTAAGTACGTCatgtgacatacagttgaagtcagaattattagcccccttgaactattagctcccctgtttatttttttccccaatttctgtttaacggggagaattttttcaacacatttcaaggcttaagtaggttaactaggcaggttagggtaattaggcaagttattgtataaagatggttagttctgtagactatcgaaaaaaaatatagcatatattaaaaaataaaaaataataatatatattaaaggggctaataattttgaccttaaaagagtgttttaaaaaaaataaaaatgcttttattctagctgaaataaaacaaataagactttctccagaagaaaaaatattatcagacatactgtgaaaatttccctgctctgttaaacatcatttgggaaataatttaaaaagaaaaaaattcaaaggggggctaataattctgactttaactgtatatgtcaaCACATAGATTAACATTTGTCTAGATACTtaattgttttgagtttaatccacttaaatttgtaaaaacgaataagtttatgtggtcccaacacaaatcgattgtgtgcaacccagcttttttcacagtgtacaccAGGGGCGTCGcaagacccaatttactggggcacgtgccccagtaaacatcgccagtgccccagtaaatgctttgaggtATTAATTACTtcttatgcaagtgtatttattaggagtggtaattccgaaataaagacgttactcTCTATGTTCAGCTGaatcaacgctggtgaaagcaatgtagtttaatcaaaaagcaaactgacgcatctctgcatgtgcgcagaaaaaaccAAACCTGCGCGCCTCACACAGCCCTCGCTGCTCATTAACAGTcgacaaaacaaaagtttaaataaaatgatggtgATCTTTACTATGCATGCTttctcatagatttttttttgtatgaagcaagtgacgagtcagggaggtaaaacttAATAAAGCTAATTCTCTGCCACGTGTCAAGTCTAAAACAACAGATAattatgtaaaacatttttttttgtattcaatagaattgtcttaaattaaattaataaaattaatattcatgcgaaagatttttttttagaataattattgtataataacagtaatacttttatttatttataagtaatatttttgtacatatctatatatatatatatatatatatatatatatatatatatatatatatttatatatatatatatatatatatatatatatatatatatatatatatatatatatatatatatatatatatatatatatatatttatatatatatatatatatatatatatatatatatatatatatatatatatatatatatatatatatatatatatatataaattagcatttttgtaaGCGATTCACTCCAACAATTAAAAACTGGGCTCACTCATCAACAGACTGAATCATTTAATAAAGAATCATAactgaaacaaaaacaattacaaatggtTCTGCGTATACACAAGTATATGCTTTCACAAGCATGCATCAAATAACATTTTTACGCACGCTTGTATCATGTTTCAAACCATTGATACGCCTCTGCTCGGATATGCCTCTGGTTCTGACGACTGGCAATACCTTCTCTGGTTCATTCTATCACATAAATTCTTTCTCCACAGGCGGTTTATAACTGGGTCAGCCAGTGCTTAGTCTAGCAGACACTATTCCCTAGATGTGCTTCGTTTCCTGTGTTTGTGGGGAGGAGAAGCATTTTGTATGAGGAAGCCTATAAGCAAATACACATAAAATGTTCCTAAATAATGGCTTTTCGCCAATCAGTAGGATCACTTTGACCTGAAGAAAAGATTTGGCAGGTGAAAAACTCCATAGAGCATTTTTATCAATTGATGACCCCATAGTAATTATGCTCCGATTCATCGAGAGCAGACTAAGGGATACTGAATCTCAGAAGGAATTAATCTGACTGTGGTACTATTAGCTGAAGATTTATCAACAAAGAGGTCTCCTAACCACTTCAATGTATTGTAACAAAGTCAAGTAACAACCAAACAACCTTTCTGAGACTTAGAATCAAGTTTGTTTAGCGGCATGAAAATGTAAAGctcttaaatgtaatttaaagacttgCTGCTGTAAACTTCACCTACTTTTTAAATCTATTGTTTAATTAAACATGATAAATGCTAATTATTACCGTTGTATATTTAGCTGTCAGGATTATATTATAGAATGTGAAACACATCTCACAGAAATACATTAAACACAGGCTGAATGTGGaaatgtacccctgtctacatttcagGAGAGCGCGAATTAAGTAGCCAGAGGTATTTCTGACTCCATTTCGTCTTTTAATCGAAcgatatggggcggtatgacaccgctGATGGCTTCTGTTAATtttagcgctaccagctgactgcttacctccatacagacagcttttccggtgttaccagtttgcccaatgGCTCGCCGCATACATTGACAGACTTGGGACATGGAGTAGAATTGACTgggacgacagggttcgagtccggagaAGAATaattccagaaaccaggtaaaacgaaagcaaaataaatgaattcataaGCAACAATGTgactgaaaatgtggtgaaattaCGTGACGTCTATTCTCTTTCTAGATTGCTTTCATAAAACactttcggttgggtttagggaagagggtgggtgggtcagtcagttggtcagtcgacagcaacttggcctggttggctgaagtgtatattgcgccctctggtggatttacgcgaaaaGAGGATGCACAAGTGAAATTTGTAATCATCAAAGAGCGTACACaccagcctctggtggattttcaaaaacaaaatctgtGAGCAGACGTACCTAAGGTTACGTATTTCACTGTCCCCAAAAATATAGATCTGGGTATGTATTCGCAATGAGAATGAGAATTAGAATCCATCCAGTCAGATGATGTTGACTCCTAAGGTTGCGCACCTCATATATCAAACATTCATTCAGTTGTCCATAGGTGTGAGGTCTGAGACTATATTCTTATTGTCTCGAAGGTGGCAGTTCAAATCTCACTTTAAACAGGGATGATTTGAACCAGAGGGTTtgtgttggtgccgtgacccggatgggagtgaagTTAAGATTGTGATTGTAACCGATCCCATCTAGTAAGAtgtgtgcaggtaaacctcactcctttggCCTTAAGAAGTGCACTAgtgactgtaaaacccaacagtcaactttatcaattgaaatgagtgtagtaaactcaaaatgaactgaaagttaattctactcatttgaaaagagttttgaactgcTTGGTGAtgcgttaattaaataccttataaCTTTAagttaaatggagtaagttcacagtactcatatagatttgttttttagcTCAAATGGTTGGTATCAATCGGTTTCTTCAATGAGTTTGAGTTGCGttaacttattggtttttacagtactcggttggtttgagttctcttcatttactgggttttgctgtgctcaaattgcttcatttactcaaatggattaagttcacagtactcattaggattcgtttttaaacttaaatggtttgttgcaattggtttcctcaaatggtttgagttaccctaTCTTGTCAAAAACGCTGGTTGAAACCTAAGGGACTACATTGACAATTGTTCTACAATATTTTTATCAGCATATGATCATTGTCCATGTTTTGCACTCTTTTTATTGGCCAAAAGGGTCATGGGTGTCATTTTATAGATGCGTGCCTTTGCACCTGAAACATTTGAGTGTTGGCAGTTTTGTATGCAATATGCATCAGTTGGTCAGTGAACAGACTGGAGGCAAAAAAACCTGTTAATAATTCATCAAGGTAGGATTATGTCACCACCGCTGCTCTCTAAGTCCCTCATAAAACCtggtagtgttttttattttgtgtatttcaaTGTATCACctcaaatattttgtaaatatactaTAGTTTAATTGCTGAATCACCTCAGACTGAGGGCGAATGCACATTCACACGACCTTGCAAACCCCAGTGGGCAAAAGTTTGATCCATGAGAACGTTTTATCCTCACTCTCCCATTGATCAAGATAAACACAAGAACGGCCTGATCCTCTTGATCTCGGGGGACAAAACATGATCCGTTTCCCCCTTTCTGCCCTCCAGTCACCCTCTGAGGACTTCAAGTAACAGTCCATTTTGTGTTTGATCCCTAACATCTACTGTATTACTTGCTTACATTTGTATCTTGTTTTCCAGTACTTCTAAAGTCAAAATATAAAGACATTTAGAGTCTTTTGCACTTGTAGGTTGATCTACAattaaaatacacaataaatcCCTCATTTGTGAAACTGATATACAAAGCAGATTTTCAGCGAAGGGTCAGTTTACcattaaaaaatttataactacctttatataaaaacaatagaagTATATGTATAATGTCTCgatttaaatatctaaataaaagtgtgtgcgtgtgtgtgtgagtaactCATTCCCTGGCAGACATTACTTTATAGACCAAAAGGTCAGATTATCAACCGCAGACTGGCATCTGTCATTTGTGATGCTAAGCACAAACTAGCGAACATCAGAAAACAACAGCATGCTCCAATCAAAAGATCATATTTCCTGTTAGTcctccaaaaaacatgcaaaaatgacAGAGTTTCACCCGATCCTGCACTGAAGTACATACAGTAGTCATCATTTATACAGTAGACGGGTTCAGGTATgcaacacactgcaaaaaaagctttgcctaatataaacaaatcaaataagactttctccagaagaaaaaatattataggaaatactgtgaaaaattccttgctctaataaacataaatttgggaaatatttgaaaaagaaggaaactaattctgacttcaactaatgCTCTCTGATGATTTTAAGTGCTCACTTACTTACAAGTGTCTATATACAtggcttaaaggtgctgtaagtttttgactcttctaaagcataaaaataccataatatgtttgcagataattaagaaacatgccaaatgaacattcttgtttatctgaaaaacaatgctgaagtcagatattctgctttgaaaatgtgcgttacatgctggaacactgtctttgtttttgGACACCCACCCAATGCTAGATTAGCCAATTATATCTCAGTACTCCAGGTTGTCCTGGTGAAAAACagcgtatttgattcattcagtcatgaaggctctcaaagtatgcaacCATGACCGAAattgcgacctccggtggacagtagcaaacttcaaaatgagatgcagattcagagttccacttgaggtggttataaattatgatgaaatatgaatattacgaacgtaaactttaggtgagcaggttacattgtaacccgtgtcctaacaacacgctgacgacatttgcagtgataagcaatttggctgtttggataaaacaaaacatgatagaaatttaaatacagccatttagtaagcacagaatagtgcacttactgcacttcaGCGAAATAGTAGGGTTTAtagtctaattaatacatattaaacctctttaacatcattaaatgtagatgctaaatccctgatatgtgttggtttgcactgagtcacagttctaaagttcaatttcaaacggtttactttattttcaagatctgaggtaaattatctgctgctgctttcagtatggcaataaatgtcatgtaaaatggcattcaaactcacattattagcatttaacactgaataaagcacatgaggtgtacctgaggtgatcgttgttcacctgtgagaagccgtttctaaaatataaatttcaggtgttggttagaacaaactCCTTTAATTATGGAAAATATTGATTCTATCACGTgtcgttgcttttagttagaaaacggttcaaatcagcctttaggctcaacagtcaggcacactcacGTCAATCTGGAAACCTGCGCTTGTGTGGACTCATGAGAGGAGCagccgagtgaaaatgtgttttggtcggcgccagtggtgtagtggttagtgtgtcgacacatgcactccggcaCTAACGGCGACCGGAGTTCGATTCCCGCCCTATGGTCCTataccgatccttcccctctctctgctccccatgctttcctggcAATATTCTACACtttcctgtccattaaaggtgaaaatcctgaaaaaataattttaaaaaaagaaagaaaatgtgttttgatccaggaatgcaatacctagtttaaccactgggtgtcaaactgacATACTCATaactgtcaaccctcccgtttttcccgagATTCTCTCATATTTTGCAGTTCTATCCCGCTACCAtctcgtaaaggtattttcccttATTTCCCCCGTATTTTcattctttctctgaagggtggcaaataaacattaaagagccaatcctccctatacgcaacccataccgccaaaccaccaggggccgcccttgctcttaaatgtgagtctgtactgtgctttcgctttgttcaggcatgaaaacactttgaaataaatataaaaaatggcgggattccttttcattacaggtgccgtctccccttcatatgcaatcctcaaaacagtcatatagaggtgcgtgactgtcagctgacgcgttCCAtggtgataaatagacgctgtttcccaaacggattctgtacacgggATTTGAAACGGAGCGAAAGTCTAGGTTTtaggtgcgtgtttgaacagacttatacacataataaataataattaataataataataataaaaataatatctaaagatgtcgatcttggtgtttttttttttcaaaacacaactaatttcgtcccaAATGAGCTTAAAAATTTAGGAAAGCAGTCGAAttctttcattataacgttagatgtgtgcattttaaagtgacggctaatgagatttgatagcttgattctatttcattataacagctattaattttaataagttgactgtttgctaatatttatttttatatttgtaaataataataataaaacatattactgacaatTTAACGGTTTATTTAtgatgaaacagctccaaatgaacatatttactTTTGGGATGTGTTCGGGGTGGGGGGATCCCTTATTAGATCCCTTATTATGGTgagcatatcccttattttcacatcccaatgttgacaggtatggaaatactgcacctttaaaatgacCGCTTTTGTGATGGCTTTTCTTAAAACTAATGccagtatttgttttaattcctttgttttgctgtgaaaataccaAAAGAACCACTGGATTTACCAAATCCTGGAGGAACTGCTATAATAATCAGAGCTTAATAGACTACTGAGCAACATTCTAGCACTCCATCATCCAGCAAATAGTGCTTTATCACACCTTTAGGGACTTGAGCTGCAGACGTATTAACGGTCGTTTGCATTTGCAGCCATTTAGTCTGAGTTTAAGAGCCTATTTCCATTTTCAGTCCTTCAAATGTGCAAGCGGCAGTACTGGGAATGTTGAAACTCACTTAAAGTGCTGCTAACTGTATTAGTCGGTGGGCGGCCGGCACtgattcactgtgtgtgtgtgttttttgtgttactGATACAGCTGAGATATGAGAAATcctcattaaacacacacacacacacacacacgaacacaggcAGACTAATGAATGACGTGCGGCTTGATAATTACTGTGAGGATGAGTCTGGATCAGTCTATAAGCAAGCAGAGTCTTTTCACTTCCTGTTCGCTCATATTTATGGCACAGTACATCTGGTACTTCTACAGCTATTCACCAAAGTGTTCAGAGTACTGTACCACtgaaacatttacattaaaaGAAGAGGTTTTTTTATTGCACTATAACACAAATACAATAAGGCAAAATTCGACTAACAACTGTCTATATTTAcagaacagagcacaaataataatcaaatcaagaagataataataaaaataaagaacatttaaaacatacactcaccggccactttattaggtacacctgtccaactgctcgttgatgcaaatttctattcagccaatcccatggcagaaactcaattcatttaggcatgtagacatggtcaagatgatctgctgcagttccaaccaacatcagaatgaggaagaaaggtgatttaagtgactgaatgtggcatggttgttggtgcatgAAGGGgttttctgagtatttcagaaactgctgatctactgggattttcacgcacaaccatctctagagtttataGAAAATAgtcagagaaagagaaaatatccagcgagtggcagttctgtgggcgcaaatgtcttgttgatgccagaggtcagaggagaatggccagactggttccagctaatagaaagctcaaataaccactcgttacaaccaaggtatgcagacgagcatctctgaatgcacatcaCATCGGGTGCCACTGCAAAattggaagattggaaaaacaatgCTTGGTCTGAcaatctcaatttct
This window contains:
- the kcnc1b gene encoding potassium voltage-gated channel subfamily C member 1b isoform X2; its protein translation is MGQGDDKDRIVINVGGIKHQTYRSTLRTLPGTRLSWLAEPDAPNNFDYDANIGEFFFDRHPSVFAHILNYYRTGKLHCPADVCGPLYEEELAFWGIDETDVEPCCWMTYRQHREAEEALDSFTGGALDLGHDDPEPEGVVEAAEGDEGVEMTRRLAQGDSPDNRSGRWSRWQKKAWALFEDPYSSKYARWVAFASLFFILVSITTFCLETHEAFNPIINRTETYMEGNETVERIFPETETMVQLTYIEGVCVVWFTFEFIIRVTTCPNKLKFLRNTLNIIDFVAILPFYLEVGLSGLSSKAAKDVLGFLRVVRFVRILRIFKLTRHFVGLRVLGHTLRASTNEFILLIIFLALGVLIFATMIYYAERIGRNPNDPDASSDTHFKNIPIGFWWAVVTMTTLGYGDMYPQTTSGMLVGALCALAGVLTIAMPVPVIVNNFGMYYSLAMAKQKLPKKKNKHIRRPPLLGSPNYCRSAVNSPRPSTHSDTCPLAQEEVSEIKYQDFKVNGEPSKAALANEDCPHIDQAVSPEEVFSPVDRERPCFLLTSGGERANHTGGRVRKETQRANRRRQPAESVCVMNHGVPTTMCVNHKATSPT
- the kcnc1b gene encoding potassium voltage-gated channel subfamily C member 1b isoform X1, producing the protein MGQGDDKDRIVINVGGIKHQTYRSTLRTLPGTRLSWLAEPDAPNNFDYDANIGEFFFDRHPSVFAHILNYYRTGKLHCPADVCGPLYEEELAFWGIDETDVEPCCWMTYRQHREAEEALDSFTGGALDLGHDDPEPEGVVEAAEGDEGVEMTRRLAQGDSPDNRSGRWSRWQKKAWALFEDPYSSKYARWVAFASLFFILVSITTFCLETHEAFNPIINRTETYMEGNETVERIFPETETMVQLTYIEGVCVVWFTFEFIIRVTTCPNKLKFLRNTLNIIDFVAILPFYLEVGLSGLSSKAAKDVLGFLRVVRFVRILRIFKLTRHFVGLRVLGHTLRASTNEFILLIIFLALGVLIFATMIYYAERIGRNPNDPDASSDTHFKNIPIGFWWAVVTMTTLGYGDMYPQTTSGMLVGALCALAGVLTIAMPVPVIVNNFGMYYSLAMAKQKLPKKKNKHIRRPPLLGSPNYCRSAVNSPRPSTHSDTCPLAQEEVSEIKYQDFKVNGEPSKAALANEDCPHIDQAVSPEEVFSPVDRERPCFLLTSGGERANHTGGRVRKGYEKPWSHSSMSGGVASVSALPCSPPCLMQQVHSPIPSIL